Proteins encoded together in one Oncorhynchus mykiss isolate Arlee chromosome 7, USDA_OmykA_1.1, whole genome shotgun sequence window:
- the ywhaba gene encoding 14-3-3 protein beta/alpha-1, with protein sequence MDKNDLVQKAKLAEQAERYDDMAAAMKAVTEQGGELSNEERNLLSVAYKNVVGARRSSWRVISSIEQKTEGNEKKQQMAREYREKIEAELQDICKDVLALLDNYLIANATQAESKVFYLKMKGDYYRYLSEVASGDSKKTTVENSQQAYQEAFDISKKDMQPTHPIRLGLALNFSVFYYEILNSPEQACSLAKAAFDEAIAELDTLNEDSYKDSTLIMQLLRDNLTLWTSENQGDEGDAGEGEN encoded by the exons ATGGACAAGAACGACCTGGTACAGAAGGCTAAGCTGGCCGAGCAGGCCGAACGCTATGACGACATGGCGGCGGCGATGAAAGCGGTGACGGAGCAGGGCGGCGAGCTCTCCAACGAGGAGCGCAACCTGCTGTCGGTGGCCTACAAGAATGTCGTGGGGGCGCGTCGCTCCTCCTGGCGCGTCATCTCCAGCATCGAGCAGAAGACCGAAGGCAACGAGAAGAAGCAGCAGATGGCCCGTGAATACCGCGAGAAGATTGAGGCCGAGCTGCAGGACATCTGCAAGGATGTGCTG GCACTCCTCGACAATTACCTCATTGCCAATGCGACTCAGGCAGAAAGCAAGGTGTTCTACCTTAAAATGAAAGGTGACTACTACAGATATCTGTCCGAGGTGGCATCTGGAGACTCAAAAAAGA CCACAGTGGAGAACTCCCAGCAGGCCTACCAGGAGGCATTTGACATCAGCAAGAAGGACATGCAGCCGACACACCCCATCAGGCTGGGCCTCGCTCTCAACTTTTCCGTCTTCTATTACGAGATCCTCAACTCCCCCGAGCAAGCCTGCAGTTTGGCGAAGGCG GCTTTCGATGAAGCGATCGCCGAACTTGACACCTTGAACGAGGACTCTTACAAAGACAGCACCTTGATCATGCAGCTACTAAGGGACAATCTCACT CTGTGGACATCAGAAAACCAGGGTGACGAGGGGGATGCCGGCGAAGGGGAGAACTAA
- the tomm34 gene encoding mitochondrial import receptor subunit TOM34 isoform X2, which translates to MSQKRRSQSWTELKQAGNEFFKTGQYGEAASIYSQAIKEVEKSGKKNPEDLSILYSNRAASYLKDGNCWECVKDCTVSLDLVPFGIKPLLRRAAAYEALERYRLAYVDYKTALQIDCNIPAAHDGTSRMTKCLTEVDGLSWREKLPLIPTVPMAIKEKLSLATSQQTKQHNGTRENEKSVPGEDSIKKALTLKKEGNAQVKKGEYKKAIEKYTQSLKHNSSEITTYTNRCTRRQCKIVERPCDSTPLISRHCTDEHRHTRS; encoded by the exons ATGTCACAGAAGCGTCGTTCCCAGTCTTGGACAGAGTTGAAACAAGCAGGCAACGAATTCTTTAAAACTGGACAGTATGGGGAGGCTGCTTCTATTTACAGCCAGGCTATCAAAGAAGTGGAGAAGTCAG GAAAGAAGAATCCAGAGGATCTTAGTATCCTGTATTCTAACCGTGCAGCCAGTTATCTGAAGGATGGAAATTGTTGGGAGTGTGTGAAGGACTGTACAGT aTCTCTTGACCTAGTTCCATTTGGCATCAAGCCTCTCCTTCGCCGGGCTGCAGCGTATGAAGCTTTGGAGAGATACAGATTAGCCTATGTGGACTACAAGACAGCCTTACAGATCGACTGTAACATACCTGCAGCCCATGATGGTACCAGCAG AATGACGAAGTGTCTGACAGAGGTGGATGGACTCTCATGGCGAGAGAAGCTCCCACTTATTCCCACTGTTCCGATGGCCATCAAAGAAAAATTGTCTCTGGCAACAAGCCAACAAACAAAGCAACACAATGGCACCAGAGAAAATGAGAAATCTG TCCCAGGAGAGGATTCCATTAAAAAAGCCCTAACCCTGAAAAAGGAAGGCAATGCGCAGGTGAAAAAAGGAGAGTACAAGAAAGCCATAGAGAAATACACTCAGAGCCTCAAACACAATTCCTCAGAAATCACAACCTACACAAATAG ATGTACAAGGAGGCAGTGCAAGATTGTGGAGAGGCCCTGCGACTCGACTCCGCTAATATCAAGGCACTGTACAGACGAGCACAGGCACACAAGGAGCTGA
- the tomm34 gene encoding mitochondrial import receptor subunit TOM34 isoform X1 has translation MSQKRRSQSWTELKQAGNEFFKTGQYGEAASIYSQAIKEVEKSGKKNPEDLSILYSNRAASYLKDGNCWECVKDCTVSLDLVPFGIKPLLRRAAAYEALERYRLAYVDYKTALQIDCNIPAAHDGTSRMTKCLTEVDGLSWREKLPLIPTVPMAIKEKLSLATSQQTKQHNGTRENEKSVPGEDSIKKALTLKKEGNAQVKKGEYKKAIEKYTQSLKHNSSEITTYTNRALCYLSLKMYKEAVQDCGEALRLDSANIKALYRRAQAHKELNDYKACIEDLNSLLKVEPKNTAGQNLLLEVQKKK, from the exons ATGTCACAGAAGCGTCGTTCCCAGTCTTGGACAGAGTTGAAACAAGCAGGCAACGAATTCTTTAAAACTGGACAGTATGGGGAGGCTGCTTCTATTTACAGCCAGGCTATCAAAGAAGTGGAGAAGTCAG GAAAGAAGAATCCAGAGGATCTTAGTATCCTGTATTCTAACCGTGCAGCCAGTTATCTGAAGGATGGAAATTGTTGGGAGTGTGTGAAGGACTGTACAGT aTCTCTTGACCTAGTTCCATTTGGCATCAAGCCTCTCCTTCGCCGGGCTGCAGCGTATGAAGCTTTGGAGAGATACAGATTAGCCTATGTGGACTACAAGACAGCCTTACAGATCGACTGTAACATACCTGCAGCCCATGATGGTACCAGCAG AATGACGAAGTGTCTGACAGAGGTGGATGGACTCTCATGGCGAGAGAAGCTCCCACTTATTCCCACTGTTCCGATGGCCATCAAAGAAAAATTGTCTCTGGCAACAAGCCAACAAACAAAGCAACACAATGGCACCAGAGAAAATGAGAAATCTG TCCCAGGAGAGGATTCCATTAAAAAAGCCCTAACCCTGAAAAAGGAAGGCAATGCGCAGGTGAAAAAAGGAGAGTACAAGAAAGCCATAGAGAAATACACTCAGAGCCTCAAACACAATTCCTCAGAAATCACAACCTACACAAATAG GGCACTTTGCTACCTCTCTTTGAAGATGTACAAGGAGGCAGTGCAAGATTGTGGAGAGGCCCTGCGACTCGACTCCGCTAATATCAAGGCACTGTACAGACGAGCACAGGCACACAAGGAGCTGAAT GACTACAAAGCTTGCATTGAAGATCTAAACAGCTTGCTGAAAGTTGAGCCAAAGAACACAGCCGGACAGAATTTACTGCTGGAAGTGCAAAAGAAGAAATGA